In the Corynebacterium suedekumii genome, one interval contains:
- a CDS encoding 3-carboxyethylcatechol 2,3-dioxygenase has protein sequence MSVALLAMSHSPLLGINDPQPDVASALEESFETARRTIADYDPDLVLVFTPDHFNGFFYTLLPQFCVGYAAESMGDYKTTAGPFDVPVELAEDLGQFIIDQGVDVAISREMVIDHGGAQPVELMFGSLTAKPVIPIFVNGVAHPFAAMERIRLLGEAVGTWAANLDKKVLMIASGGLSHDPPLPRWAEATDAQKEFLLHGHPDQADRDAREARVIAAGKANAAETGIIDINPEWDQKFMADCASADPARFDHYTAAQMAEDAGNSSHEVRTWVAGFSALAAANGGYQVEYEFYRPIPEFVAGFGLMIAR, from the coding sequence ATGAGCGTCGCACTGCTGGCCATGTCCCACAGCCCGCTGCTGGGCATCAACGACCCCCAGCCCGATGTCGCGTCCGCGCTGGAGGAGTCGTTCGAGACCGCCCGCCGCACCATCGCGGACTACGACCCGGATCTGGTCCTGGTGTTCACCCCGGACCACTTCAACGGCTTCTTCTACACCCTCCTCCCGCAGTTCTGCGTCGGGTACGCCGCCGAATCCATGGGCGACTACAAGACCACCGCCGGTCCCTTCGACGTCCCCGTGGAACTGGCCGAGGACCTCGGCCAGTTCATCATCGATCAGGGCGTGGACGTGGCCATCTCCCGTGAGATGGTCATCGATCATGGCGGTGCCCAGCCGGTGGAGCTCATGTTCGGTTCCCTCACCGCCAAGCCGGTCATCCCGATCTTCGTCAACGGTGTGGCCCACCCCTTCGCGGCGATGGAGCGGATCCGCCTGCTCGGCGAGGCCGTGGGCACGTGGGCGGCCAACCTGGACAAGAAGGTCCTCATGATCGCCTCCGGTGGCCTGTCCCATGACCCGCCGCTGCCGCGCTGGGCCGAGGCGACCGACGCCCAGAAGGAGTTCCTGCTCCACGGCCACCCCGACCAGGCCGACCGCGACGCCCGTGAGGCACGCGTCATCGCCGCCGGCAAGGCCAACGCCGCCGAGACCGGGATCATCGACATCAACCCGGAGTGGGACCAGAAGTTCATGGCGGACTGCGCCTCCGCTGATCCGGCCCGCTTCGACCACTACACCGCCGCCCAGATGGCCGAGGACGCCGGAAACTCCTCCCACGAGGTCCGCACCTGGGTCGCCGGTTTCTCCGCGCTCGCCGCCGCCAACGGCGGGTACCAGGTGGAGTACGAGTTCTACCGGCCGATTCCCGAGTTCGTCGCCGGCTTCGGCCTCATGATCGCCCGATAA
- a CDS encoding 2-keto-4-pentenoate hydratase: protein MTADNVLDGVAKDLLDAYRTGDPIAPPRETVDGLDLDGAYRIQQLQEQAFIDAGRTVVGRKIGLTSLAMQQQLGVDSPDFGFFTDDLVFADGADIEVSRFIAPKVEPELAFILGSDLAADATIEDVHAAIASTHLAVEIIDSRVRDWDIRLVDTVADNASCGAVILDRTPVDVSLEDLPKVTAEMSIGGDLAGSGTGSDVMGHPLAPLHWLAGVLGEQGVPLKAGDIVLTGSFCGATPVVAGQRVDVDYGPYGRLSATFI from the coding sequence ATGACCGCAGACAATGTCCTCGACGGCGTCGCCAAGGATCTGCTCGACGCCTACCGCACCGGTGACCCCATCGCGCCCCCGCGTGAGACCGTCGACGGGCTTGACCTCGACGGCGCATACCGGATCCAGCAGCTCCAGGAGCAGGCCTTCATTGACGCCGGCCGCACCGTCGTCGGCCGCAAGATCGGTCTGACCTCCCTGGCCATGCAGCAGCAGTTGGGCGTGGACAGCCCCGACTTCGGCTTCTTCACCGACGACCTGGTCTTTGCCGACGGCGCCGACATCGAGGTCTCCCGCTTCATCGCCCCGAAGGTGGAACCCGAACTCGCCTTCATCCTCGGCAGTGACCTCGCTGCCGACGCCACGATCGAGGACGTCCACGCCGCCATCGCCTCCACCCACCTGGCGGTGGAGATCATCGACTCCCGCGTCCGGGACTGGGACATCCGCCTGGTGGACACCGTCGCCGACAACGCCTCCTGCGGCGCCGTCATCCTCGACCGCACCCCCGTCGACGTCTCCCTCGAGGACCTCCCGAAGGTCACCGCGGAGATGAGCATCGGTGGCGACCTGGCCGGCTCCGGCACCGGCTCCGACGTCATGGGCCACCCGCTGGCACCCCTGCACTGGCTCGCCGGCGTCCTCGGGGAGCAGGGAGTTCCGCTCAAGGCCGGCGACATCGTCCTCACCGGCAGCTTCTGCGGTGCCACCCCCGTCGTCGCCGGCCAGCGCGTCGACGTCGACTACGGGCCCTACGGCCGACTGTCCGCGACGTTCATCTAA